Proteins from a single region of Dyadobacter fanqingshengii:
- a CDS encoding DEAD/DEAH box helicase — protein sequence MKVSPTEPFKIVYSILNHEFLGYIFESFVVQLNHQGDFSFQIQNISSKNIKEFRTGIDQRDVELVGLIDDIQQDVILRKFNPKKLNAVDFFLKVYDAQKGDKLVQEAIATYLESCKAKILERLSGKEIFIMGSDGNPLWKPVMWEPEKATIRFHFIRNEDNTHYFPTIRHKFQKVDFQYKNAFLICEEPAWLVLDGHLLHFEGHVDGKKIKPFLAKKFIAIPGQVEEQYYGRFVAPLIASYDVVARGFEIRNVSSTPKTVLTISEYSSNKKAPALFQDSDVAVIDEDEDNDVAFDLSFQYANFSFHYDSFAHASSVHMEKKGNDYLFNKVKRSIEIESQNVALLKEWGLNIRNGKVQMPKSQAFGWLQGNANLLAENGIAVRQNTSDAKRYFLGYSSIDISIQEGRDWFDINAKVKFGEFEIPFIQLRSYILNRKKEFLLPSGEIAVIPEWWFTKYSEFFSFTEHDGENDPLRLRMHHLALVQELKEENLATATISRKLENLRDFNHIEAVEPPLHFQGTLRPYQKTGYDWLRFLKQYRFGGCLADDMGLGKTVQTLALLQAEKETGVREPSMLIMPTSLLYNWQLEAKRFTPDMKVLLYTGTNREKDTAQFDNYDLILTSYGIVRLDIELIQSYRFNYVILDESQAIKNPASIITKAVRRLNSANRLVLTGTPIENNTLDLWSQMSFVNPGLLGSQSFFRDEFQIPIEKRGDEEKTKRLYNLIKPFILRRLKSQVATDLPEKVESIQYCDMSEEQEKAYEEAKAYYRNMILQSIDTEGISKSQLVVLQGLTKLRQLANHPSMVDPEYTHGSGKFEDVLYKMQTVISENHKILIFSQYIKHLDLFRQFLNEKEITYAYLDGSTKNRQEQVELFQNNNDIKIFLISLKAGGLGLNLTAADYVFILDPWWNPAIEAQAIDRAHRIGQDRTVFTYKFITKNSVEEKILALQRTKKQLADDLISNEEGFIKSLSREDVLNLLA from the coding sequence ATGAAAGTTTCTCCCACAGAGCCGTTTAAAATTGTTTATTCCATTCTCAATCATGAATTTTTGGGATACATTTTTGAATCCTTTGTGGTTCAATTGAATCATCAGGGCGATTTTTCATTCCAGATCCAGAATATTTCATCCAAGAACATCAAGGAATTTCGTACGGGCATCGACCAGCGTGATGTCGAACTGGTGGGGCTGATCGATGATATTCAACAAGATGTCATCCTACGGAAATTTAATCCCAAGAAGTTAAATGCGGTAGATTTTTTCCTGAAAGTTTATGATGCTCAAAAAGGCGATAAGCTGGTTCAGGAAGCCATTGCGACCTATCTTGAAAGCTGCAAGGCGAAAATTCTTGAGAGGCTCAGCGGTAAGGAGATTTTTATCATGGGAAGCGATGGAAACCCGCTGTGGAAACCTGTCATGTGGGAACCCGAAAAGGCGACGATCCGCTTCCATTTTATCAGAAATGAGGATAATACACATTACTTCCCCACAATCCGCCATAAGTTTCAGAAAGTTGATTTTCAATACAAAAATGCTTTTCTGATTTGCGAAGAGCCGGCCTGGCTTGTGCTGGACGGACATTTGCTGCATTTTGAAGGTCATGTCGACGGAAAAAAGATAAAACCTTTTTTGGCAAAAAAATTCATTGCCATTCCAGGGCAGGTGGAGGAACAATATTATGGAAGATTTGTTGCGCCGCTCATTGCCTCCTATGACGTCGTTGCCAGAGGTTTTGAGATCAGAAACGTGTCTTCCACGCCCAAAACCGTCCTGACAATCTCCGAATACAGTTCCAACAAGAAGGCCCCTGCCCTTTTCCAGGATTCGGACGTGGCTGTTATCGATGAGGATGAGGACAATGATGTGGCTTTCGATTTGTCATTCCAATATGCCAATTTCTCCTTCCATTACGACAGTTTCGCACATGCGTCGAGCGTACACATGGAAAAGAAAGGCAATGATTACCTCTTCAACAAAGTCAAACGCAGCATTGAAATAGAAAGCCAGAATGTGGCCCTGTTGAAAGAATGGGGGCTTAACATTAGAAACGGCAAGGTCCAGATGCCCAAGTCACAGGCGTTCGGTTGGTTGCAAGGCAATGCAAATCTGCTGGCCGAAAACGGCATTGCAGTAAGGCAGAATACGAGTGATGCAAAACGCTATTTCCTCGGTTATTCTTCCATTGATATTTCCATTCAGGAGGGGCGCGATTGGTTCGATATCAATGCAAAAGTCAAATTCGGTGAATTTGAAATTCCGTTTATCCAGCTCAGAAGCTACATATTGAACCGTAAGAAGGAATTTTTGCTTCCTAGTGGTGAGATCGCTGTCATTCCGGAATGGTGGTTTACAAAATATTCGGAGTTCTTCTCTTTTACCGAACACGATGGCGAGAATGATCCGTTGCGGCTGCGTATGCACCATTTAGCATTGGTTCAGGAGCTGAAAGAAGAAAATCTTGCCACTGCCACGATCAGTCGAAAGCTGGAAAATCTACGGGACTTCAATCACATTGAAGCCGTCGAGCCGCCGCTGCATTTTCAAGGAACATTGCGTCCTTATCAGAAAACGGGCTACGATTGGTTAAGGTTTTTGAAACAATATCGTTTCGGCGGATGTCTTGCGGATGATATGGGTTTGGGAAAAACCGTGCAGACGCTCGCACTCTTGCAAGCTGAGAAAGAGACGGGCGTAAGAGAGCCTTCAATGCTTATTATGCCCACATCCTTGCTCTATAACTGGCAATTGGAGGCAAAAAGGTTTACCCCGGACATGAAAGTACTGCTCTATACAGGCACCAATCGCGAAAAAGACACAGCACAATTCGATAATTACGACCTCATTTTAACGTCTTACGGCATCGTCCGTTTGGACATTGAGCTGATCCAATCCTATCGTTTTAATTACGTAATCCTGGACGAGTCCCAGGCCATTAAAAATCCGGCTTCTATCATTACAAAAGCGGTCAGAAGACTCAATTCCGCTAATAGGCTCGTTCTTACAGGAACTCCGATTGAAAACAACACATTAGATCTCTGGTCTCAAATGTCTTTCGTCAACCCCGGATTGTTGGGCAGTCAGTCTTTTTTCAGGGATGAATTTCAAATTCCAATAGAAAAACGCGGGGATGAAGAAAAGACAAAAAGGCTTTATAATCTGATTAAACCATTCATATTAAGGAGATTAAAATCACAGGTTGCCACCGATTTACCCGAAAAAGTCGAGAGCATTCAGTATTGCGATATGTCCGAGGAGCAGGAAAAAGCTTACGAAGAAGCGAAGGCATATTATCGCAATATGATCTTGCAAAGCATTGATACAGAAGGCATCTCTAAATCACAGCTCGTTGTTTTACAAGGTCTTACCAAGCTCAGGCAATTGGCCAACCATCCATCCATGGTTGATCCTGAATACACACACGGTTCAGGGAAGTTCGAGGATGTGTTGTATAAAATGCAAACTGTCATCAGTGAAAATCACAAGATCCTGATATTCAGCCAATACATCAAGCATCTCGACCTTTTCAGGCAATTCCTGAATGAGAAAGAGATAACATATGCCTATCTGGATGGTTCAACTAAAAATCGCCAGGAGCAGGTTGAGCTTTTCCAAAACAACAATGACATTAAAATATTCCTCATATCATTAAAAGCCGGCGGCTTAGGCCTTAATCTCACCGCAGCAGATTACGTTTTCATCCTGGACCCATGGTGGAATCCCGCCATCGAAGCCCAAGCCATAGACCGCGCCCACCGCATCGGCCAGGACCGCACGGTTTTCACTTACAAGTTTATTACTAAAAATTCTGTAGAGGAAAAGATTCTGGCGCTGCAAAGGACTAAAAAGCAGCTGGCCGATGATTTGATTTCGAATGAAGAAGGATTTATTAAGTCGCTGAGTAGGGAGGATGTGTTGAATTTACTGGCTTAA
- a CDS encoding adenylosuccinate synthase yields the protein MKVDVLLGLQWGDEGKGKIVDVLAPRYQVVARFQGGPNAGHTLEFDGIKHVLHQIPSGIFRSDIQNIIGNGVVLDPIVFKREIENLAKYNLDLISNLYVSKKASIIVPTHSLLDAAYERSKGDSKIGSTLRGIGPAYQDKVARLGLRVGDVLSPNFAAKYKKLVDAHKTILDFYAFDYSEVLAKSEENFFGAIEFMKQFTLVDSEYVVNEALAASKTVLAEGAQGSLLDIDFGSYPFVTSSTTMTAGACTGLGIAPSQIGEVFGIFKAYCTRVGSGPFPTELLEETGEKMRQEGREFGATTGRPRRCGWLDLPALKYAIMINGVTQLIMMKVDVLTIFDNIRVCTNYRLPDGSLTDHLPYDLCDETVEPVYKDFKGWQQSLDGIHDFDAIPEELLAYVKFLEEELKLPITFISTGPDREALISREASALSV from the coding sequence ATGAAAGTTGACGTATTACTTGGTCTTCAATGGGGAGACGAGGGAAAAGGTAAAATTGTGGATGTCCTGGCACCACGTTATCAGGTTGTAGCCCGTTTTCAGGGAGGGCCTAATGCTGGTCATACATTGGAATTTGATGGAATTAAGCATGTTTTGCACCAAATTCCATCAGGTATTTTCCGCAGCGATATCCAGAACATTATCGGAAACGGAGTCGTTTTAGACCCCATTGTTTTCAAAAGAGAAATTGAGAATCTCGCCAAATACAACCTTGACCTGATCAGTAATCTGTATGTTTCCAAAAAAGCATCGATTATTGTTCCTACCCACTCCTTGCTGGACGCTGCTTACGAACGCTCGAAAGGTGATTCCAAGATCGGCTCAACTTTGAGAGGAATTGGACCGGCTTATCAGGATAAAGTGGCAAGATTAGGCCTGCGCGTAGGGGATGTTCTTTCTCCAAATTTTGCGGCTAAATATAAAAAGCTTGTTGACGCACACAAGACAATCCTTGATTTCTACGCATTTGATTACTCGGAAGTGCTTGCAAAATCAGAAGAAAACTTCTTCGGTGCGATCGAATTCATGAAGCAGTTCACATTGGTGGATAGCGAATATGTTGTTAATGAGGCGTTAGCAGCATCAAAAACAGTTTTGGCAGAAGGCGCACAAGGCTCTTTGCTGGACATTGATTTCGGATCATATCCATTTGTAACAAGCTCCACAACAATGACGGCTGGCGCTTGCACCGGTCTTGGCATTGCACCAAGCCAGATCGGAGAGGTTTTCGGGATTTTCAAAGCTTACTGCACACGCGTAGGAAGCGGACCTTTCCCAACAGAACTATTAGAAGAAACAGGCGAAAAAATGCGCCAGGAAGGCCGCGAGTTCGGTGCTACAACCGGACGTCCACGTCGTTGCGGCTGGCTTGACCTGCCTGCATTGAAATATGCAATCATGATCAACGGCGTTACGCAGTTGATTATGATGAAAGTGGATGTATTGACAATCTTTGACAACATCCGCGTCTGCACCAATTACCGCCTGCCAGACGGCTCCCTAACTGATCACCTGCCATACGATTTGTGCGATGAAACAGTTGAGCCTGTTTACAAAGATTTTAAAGGCTGGCAGCAATCATTAGACGGAATCCACGATTTCGATGCAATTCCCGAGGAGTTGCTGGCATACGTGAAGTTCCTGGAAGAAGAATTGAAATTGCCGATTACGTTTATTTCTACCGGGCCGGATAGAGAGGCGTTGATTAGTCGGGAGGCTTCGGCGCTGTCGGTTTAG